A genome region from Deinococcus sp. KNUC1210 includes the following:
- a CDS encoding Rad52/Rad22 family DNA repair protein — protein sequence MKLSDVQRRLQAPFSSHLVGWKPTAFTKDRSRALLLAYVDARTVQDRLDAICPDAWSFEIEVIPGTTSPTVKGRLTVLGVAREDIGEAGEGEYGTLKAAASDALKRCAVQFGIGRYLYDLPKTWADWNDAKREPLHTPELPEWARPDFERSPGGAHIVQAMDQLRYEIPVDLDLQREVYRHLKAALQSLEPESGRAA from the coding sequence ATGAAGCTAAGCGATGTCCAGAGACGACTGCAGGCCCCGTTCTCCTCGCATCTGGTCGGGTGGAAGCCAACCGCTTTCACCAAGGATCGCAGCCGGGCGCTGCTGCTGGCGTATGTCGATGCCCGCACGGTGCAGGACCGCCTCGACGCGATCTGCCCCGATGCCTGGAGCTTCGAGATCGAGGTGATTCCCGGCACCACCTCCCCCACCGTGAAGGGCCGACTGACCGTGCTGGGCGTGGCCCGCGAGGACATTGGCGAGGCGGGCGAGGGTGAATACGGCACGTTGAAGGCAGCTGCCTCGGACGCACTGAAGCGCTGCGCGGTGCAGTTTGGCATCGGGCGTTATCTGTACGATCTGCCCAAGACCTGGGCCGACTGGAACGATGCCAAGCGCGAGCCGCTGCACACGCCGGAGCTGCCCGAGTGGGCACGTCCCGACTTCGAGCGCAGCCCCGGCGGCGCACATATCGTGCAGGCGATGGATCAGCTCCGCTATGAAATCCCGGTCGATCTCGACCTTCAGCGCGAGGTGTACCGCCACCTCAAGGCCGCGCTTCAGAGCCTGGAACCCGAATCGGGCCGC
- the aspS gene encoding aspartate--tRNA ligase, which yields MKRTHYVADLRPQHAGQTVTLAGWVNRVRDFPGQYFVILRDRSGIVQVTVEQDNPAYSAAGELKAEYVVEVTGTVRERGEAQRTDAYPTGGIEIIPSEIRLLNRAATPAFQVDGSPVTVGEDIRLKFRYLDLRRREMQDVLRLRSRVQAEITRFLDGEGFVNVETPMLTRSTPEGARDFLVPSRLSQGEFYALPQSPQLFKQLLMIAGLDRYFQFARCFRDEDLRADRQPDFTQLDMEMSFVEMDDVLELNEALLRHVFQAVLDVELPSPFPRISYHEAMDRYGSDKPDLRFGHALSDVTALFQGGDFKAFAEASTVKAMVAPDLTRKQIDELERVAKQNGAKGLAWVKRTPEGFSGGIGKFVAGVADALIGATDVQEGQTLLFSAGEWRPAVEALGAVRNALRDMFDLAADGPRFHISWVTEFPQLDQDPETGTWTYMHHPFTAPHPDDIALFGTPRQGEIRAQAYDLVLNGFEVGGGSVRIHDPEVQAKMFAAIGFTEAAAREKFGFFLDALNSGTPPHGGIAWGFDRLIMLMSGASNIREVIAFPKNNRGLDLMALAPSPVDDAQLAEVGVQVRPAAE from the coding sequence ATGAAGCGCACCCACTACGTCGCCGACCTCCGCCCCCAGCACGCGGGCCAGACCGTTACCCTGGCTGGCTGGGTGAACCGTGTCCGTGATTTTCCAGGTCAGTATTTCGTGATTCTGCGCGACCGCAGCGGCATCGTTCAGGTCACGGTCGAGCAGGACAATCCCGCCTACAGCGCAGCAGGCGAACTGAAAGCCGAGTACGTGGTGGAAGTGACCGGCACGGTGCGCGAGCGCGGCGAGGCCCAGCGGACCGACGCGTATCCGACCGGGGGAATCGAGATCATTCCCAGCGAGATTCGGCTGCTCAACCGCGCTGCCACGCCTGCGTTTCAGGTGGACGGCTCGCCCGTCACCGTGGGCGAGGATATCCGGCTGAAGTTCCGTTACCTCGACCTGCGCCGCCGGGAAATGCAGGATGTGCTGCGGCTGCGGTCGCGGGTTCAGGCCGAGATCACCCGTTTTCTGGACGGTGAGGGCTTCGTCAATGTCGAAACCCCGATGCTGACACGCTCCACCCCGGAAGGCGCACGCGATTTCCTGGTGCCGTCACGGCTGTCTCAGGGCGAGTTCTATGCGCTGCCGCAATCGCCACAGCTCTTCAAGCAGCTCCTGATGATCGCGGGGCTGGACCGGTATTTCCAGTTTGCCCGCTGCTTCCGCGATGAGGACCTGCGGGCAGATCGTCAGCCCGACTTTACCCAGCTCGATATGGAGATGAGCTTCGTGGAGATGGATGACGTGCTGGAGCTGAACGAAGCGCTGCTACGTCACGTTTTTCAGGCGGTGCTGGATGTGGAACTGCCCAGCCCGTTTCCGCGCATCTCGTACCACGAGGCGATGGACCGGTACGGCTCCGACAAGCCCGATCTGAGATTCGGACACGCCCTGAGCGACGTGACGGCTCTGTTTCAGGGCGGTGACTTCAAGGCGTTTGCCGAGGCGAGCACGGTCAAGGCGATGGTCGCCCCCGACCTGACGCGCAAACAGATCGACGAGCTGGAGCGGGTCGCCAAACAGAACGGCGCAAAGGGGCTGGCCTGGGTCAAGCGCACCCCGGAAGGCTTCAGCGGCGGCATCGGCAAATTCGTGGCAGGAGTGGCCGACGCGCTGATCGGTGCGACGGACGTGCAGGAAGGTCAGACGCTGCTCTTCTCCGCAGGCGAGTGGCGACCTGCAGTCGAGGCGCTGGGTGCGGTCCGCAACGCGCTGCGGGACATGTTCGACCTCGCGGCGGATGGCCCACGGTTCCACATCAGCTGGGTCACGGAGTTCCCGCAGCTCGACCAGGACCCGGAAACAGGCACCTGGACCTATATGCATCACCCGTTCACTGCGCCGCACCCGGACGATATCGCGCTCTTCGGGACGCCCCGGCAGGGTGAGATTCGCGCACAGGCCTATGACCTGGTGCTCAACGGCTTCGAGGTCGGCGGCGGCAGCGTCCGTATCCATGATCCCGAGGTGCAGGCGAAGATGTTCGCGGCCATCGGCTTTACCGAGGCGGCGGCCCGCGAGAAGTTCGGCTTCTTCCTCGATGCGTTGAACAGCGGCACGCCTCCGCACGGCGGCATCGCCTGGGGCTTTGATCGCCTGATCATGCTGATGAGCGGTGCGTCGAATATCCGCGAGGTGATCGCTTTCCCGAAAAACAACCGGGGGCTGGACCTGATGGCCCTCGCCCCTTCTCCCGTAGACGACGCGCAACTGGCCGAAGTCGGCGTGCAGGTACGGCCCGCAGCAGAGTGA
- the hisS gene encoding histidine--tRNA ligase: MALQRPKGTQDHLPDGSPKLSSEISSSAFRHVTETARTVLERAGASFIATPIFEEAELVTRGVGGSTDIVRKEMFKVFYAGDHGGYVMRPEGTAGIVRAYIQNGLKQLPAPFKLWTHGPMFRAENVQKGRLRQFHQVDYEVIGSADALVDAEAIWLMVEVVAALGLSGVQVKLGSIGDPSDRETYNTYLKELFTPHAERLSDDSKDRLIRNPMRILDSKSATDQGIISELNVRPMLDFLGEEAAAHFAQVRAYLDAWGVSYEVDPSIVRGLDYYRRTAWELHHQNIGAKSALGGGGRYDGLAAELGGPDTPGIGWAFGIERILIALEAEGIQLPASPGPVIYIAALDAEYVPLAAKAALSLRASLRAEFGYKHQKPGNAFREGERRGAVYTALIGSDEALAGTLAVKHLGTGEQRAVKLEELAEFLTTDS, from the coding sequence ATGGCGTTACAGCGACCCAAAGGCACCCAGGATCACCTGCCGGACGGCAGTCCGAAGCTCAGTTCAGAAATCAGCAGCAGCGCGTTTCGCCATGTGACGGAAACGGCGCGGACCGTGCTGGAGCGAGCGGGGGCCAGCTTTATCGCCACGCCGATCTTCGAGGAAGCGGAACTGGTCACGCGTGGCGTGGGCGGCAGTACCGATATCGTCCGCAAGGAGATGTTCAAGGTGTTCTATGCGGGCGATCACGGCGGGTATGTCATGCGCCCGGAAGGAACGGCGGGCATCGTGCGGGCCTACATCCAGAACGGCCTCAAGCAGCTTCCAGCGCCGTTTAAGCTCTGGACACACGGCCCGATGTTCCGTGCGGAAAATGTGCAGAAAGGCAGACTGCGCCAGTTCCATCAGGTGGATTACGAGGTGATCGGCTCGGCAGACGCGCTCGTCGATGCCGAGGCGATCTGGCTGATGGTGGAAGTGGTCGCGGCACTGGGGCTGAGCGGCGTGCAGGTCAAGCTGGGCAGCATCGGTGATCCCAGTGACCGCGAAACCTACAACACGTACCTGAAAGAGCTGTTCACTCCACACGCCGAGCGGCTGTCGGATGACAGCAAGGACCGCCTGATTCGCAATCCCATGCGGATTCTGGATTCCAAGAGCGCCACGGACCAGGGCATCATTTCGGAACTGAATGTCCGGCCCATGCTCGATTTTCTGGGCGAGGAAGCGGCGGCCCACTTCGCTCAGGTGCGGGCGTATCTGGATGCCTGGGGCGTGTCCTACGAGGTCGATCCCAGCATCGTGCGCGGGCTGGATTATTACCGCCGCACCGCCTGGGAGCTGCACCACCAGAACATCGGGGCGAAGTCGGCGCTGGGCGGGGGTGGGCGCTATGACGGGCTGGCTGCCGAGCTGGGCGGACCGGACACGCCGGGCATCGGCTGGGCATTCGGCATCGAGCGCATTCTGATCGCGCTGGAGGCGGAAGGCATTCAGCTTCCGGCCAGCCCCGGTCCAGTCATCTATATCGCCGCGCTGGACGCCGAGTACGTGCCGCTGGCGGCGAAGGCGGCGCTCTCGCTGCGTGCCAGCCTGCGGGCCGAGTTCGGGTACAAACATCAGAAGCCCGGCAACGCGTTTCGCGAGGGCGAGCGCCGGGGCGCGGTATATACGGCGCTGATCGGCTCCGATGAGGCGCTCGCGGGCACGCTGGCCGTCAAGCACCTGGGAACGGGCGAGCAGCGGGCCGTGAAGCTGGAAGAACTGGCGGAATTCCTAACCACCGACTCCTAA
- a CDS encoding metallophosphoesterase: MRLAILSDIHGNIHALTAVKRFLNEHAITQVIVLGDLVGYGASPGPVIDFVRREGWTCSLGSSDARVAFDMSQRAERRGVADTVLAWTAQTLAPEQMDFLRRLPAGGRTNTPVGRLRYFHGSPYDLDQRIDLMGQEREMEALAEQLGARVVVAGGTHVPFVRHVAETTFIDPGSVGLSLNHEPGADVVILELQGLRPKVSLHKVPYDYHSAAFDIMAWSLPPVIAEVIKTGRMG, translated from the coding sequence GTGAGACTGGCTATTTTGAGTGATATTCACGGCAACATTCATGCGTTGACGGCCGTCAAGCGCTTTCTGAACGAACATGCCATTACACAGGTGATTGTCCTGGGAGATCTGGTGGGGTACGGAGCCAGCCCGGGGCCGGTGATCGATTTCGTGCGGCGCGAGGGCTGGACCTGCAGCCTGGGCAGCAGCGATGCGCGGGTGGCCTTCGATATGAGCCAGCGGGCAGAGCGGCGCGGCGTGGCCGATACCGTCCTGGCCTGGACCGCGCAGACGCTCGCGCCCGAGCAGATGGATTTCCTGCGCCGCCTGCCCGCCGGGGGCCGGACCAATACGCCGGTCGGACGCCTGCGCTACTTTCATGGCTCGCCCTACGACCTGGACCAGCGGATCGACCTGATGGGTCAGGAACGCGAGATGGAAGCGCTGGCCGAGCAGCTCGGAGCGCGGGTGGTGGTCGCGGGCGGCACGCACGTTCCCTTCGTGCGCCACGTGGCGGAAACGACCTTTATCGATCCCGGTTCGGTGGGCCTGTCGCTCAACCACGAACCCGGAGCCGACGTGGTGATCCTGGAACTCCAGGGTCTGCGCCCGAAGGTGTCGCTGCACAAGGTGCCCTACGATTACCATTCGGCGGCCTTCGACATCATGGCGTGGAGCCTGCCGCCCGTCATCGCCGAGGTAATCAAGACCGGGAGGATGGGCTAG
- the lnt gene encoding apolipoprotein N-acyltransferase, producing MVYTKLKPVPFGEFFPFSGPLNALYTWIFHLFGIPNFDPPPSGNVAEPLRLNGVLYGTYICYDSIFSWVARQMVRGGAQVLVNVSNDGWYQGWGVTQHFQMGRLRAIETRRWVLRSVNKGILGVIDDLGRPVSTLDSGEGVLHARYRVLGGETVYVKLGDLPALLGALALLGLAWRMQRRPLELSGARVDLH from the coding sequence GTGGTCTATACCAAGCTCAAGCCGGTGCCGTTCGGAGAGTTTTTTCCGTTCTCGGGGCCGCTGAACGCGCTGTATACCTGGATTTTTCACCTGTTCGGCATTCCGAATTTCGATCCGCCGCCCAGCGGAAATGTAGCTGAGCCACTGCGTCTCAACGGCGTGCTGTACGGCACTTATATCTGCTATGACAGCATCTTTTCCTGGGTCGCCCGTCAGATGGTACGGGGCGGCGCACAGGTGCTGGTCAATGTGAGTAACGACGGCTGGTATCAGGGGTGGGGCGTCACGCAGCATTTCCAGATGGGACGGCTGCGTGCCATCGAAACGCGGCGCTGGGTACTGCGGAGTGTCAACAAAGGCATCCTGGGCGTGATCGACGATCTGGGCCGTCCGGTTTCCACACTGGACAGCGGCGAAGGTGTGCTGCATGCCCGCTACAGAGTGCTCGGCGGCGAAACGGTGTACGTGAAGCTGGGCGATCTGCCCGCACTGTTGGGTGCACTGGCGCTGCTGGGGCTGGCCTGGCGAATGCAGCGGCGACCGCTGGAGTTGAGCGGTGCCCGAGTGGATTTGCACTAA
- a CDS encoding diacylglycerol kinase family protein produces the protein MRILVLFNPKSGKGKSTVLQCAELLRTAGCEVVVRELGPQLPVQEAVQDVASFQRVIAAGGDGTVSSVAYALRYQNVPVLAYPAGTANLIALNLGMPDHPAALAELALQGHAVRVDLGELETGGQTCGFAMLAGAGADAHMIRESEDLKARFGVLAYIFSALKQLNPRRTTFSLVVDGVPRHIDGIGVMIANFGKASYGLPIQGAINPSDGRFMVIVLKAGNVLQLLPNVIDSVRSRLNLGDPIFAGNGSVETFTARELSVAAAEPFPLQYDGELHEETTPFTARVLPGAIRFVTAPGSTDLST, from the coding sequence ATGCGTATTCTCGTACTTTTCAATCCAAAATCGGGCAAGGGCAAGAGCACGGTGCTGCAGTGTGCCGAACTGCTGCGAACGGCGGGCTGCGAGGTGGTGGTGCGCGAGCTGGGGCCGCAACTACCCGTTCAGGAAGCGGTGCAGGATGTCGCCAGCTTTCAGCGGGTCATCGCGGCGGGCGGTGACGGCACAGTCAGCAGTGTGGCCTACGCCCTGAGATATCAGAATGTGCCGGTTCTGGCGTATCCGGCTGGCACTGCCAACCTGATCGCGCTGAATCTGGGCATGCCTGACCATCCGGCGGCACTGGCCGAACTGGCCCTCCAGGGGCACGCCGTGCGGGTGGACCTGGGGGAACTGGAAACCGGGGGCCAGACGTGCGGCTTTGCGATGCTCGCCGGAGCCGGAGCAGACGCGCACATGATCCGTGAGAGCGAAGACCTGAAGGCCCGTTTCGGCGTCCTGGCCTACATCTTCAGCGCCCTGAAGCAGCTCAACCCGCGCCGCACCACCTTTTCGCTGGTGGTGGACGGCGTGCCGCGCCACATCGACGGAATCGGCGTGATGATCGCCAATTTCGGCAAGGCCAGTTACGGTCTGCCGATCCAGGGGGCCATCAATCCATCTGACGGCCGGTTCATGGTCATCGTGCTCAAGGCAGGGAACGTGCTTCAGCTGCTGCCGAATGTGATCGACAGCGTTCGCAGCCGCCTGAACCTCGGTGATCCGATCTTCGCGGGCAACGGCTCGGTGGAAACCTTCACCGCCCGTGAACTGAGCGTCGCCGCCGCCGAACCGTTTCCGCTGCAGTACGACGGCGAACTGCACGAGGAAACCACGCCCTTCACCGCCCGCGTGCTGCCGGGCGCAATCCGCTTCGTGACCGCGCCCGGCAGCACCGATCTGAGCACCTGA
- a CDS encoding IPT/TIG domain-containing protein, translated as MRVFFLSSLLTVGAVGLGLTSCAPAAQVAGVTVTPVLIKLSPAAARGENVTVQGRYLGGPATSKVLLGADGNGVGGYAIPASAVVSWTDSQIVFTVPSNAPVGGSWLYVEVGGLRSTGLPFSVRQ; from the coding sequence ATGCGCGTGTTCTTTCTGAGTTCTTTACTCACCGTCGGTGCGGTGGGGCTGGGCCTCACGTCCTGCGCTCCGGCGGCACAGGTGGCGGGTGTGACCGTGACCCCGGTACTGATCAAACTCTCCCCCGCTGCGGCACGCGGTGAAAATGTCACGGTGCAGGGCCGCTACCTGGGTGGGCCTGCCACCTCGAAAGTGTTGCTCGGAGCCGATGGCAACGGTGTCGGTGGTTATGCCATCCCGGCCTCTGCCGTGGTGAGCTGGACGGATAGCCAGATCGTCTTCACGGTGCCCAGCAACGCCCCGGTGGGCGGAAGCTGGCTGTACGTGGAAGTGGGCGGGCTGCGTTCGACCGGTCTCCCCTTCAGCGTTCGCCAGTAA
- a CDS encoding alanine--glyoxylate aminotransferase family protein, with protein sequence MLPSDLTTLFDDHQPHTLLTPGPTPIHPDATRAFLRPMLGHMDRDIFTLNRAIQTDLQTMYGTAEGAFTALLAGTGSLGMEAGFANLVERGDDVLVCANGSFGRRMAEMAARYGARVRLVTAPLGEAIDPQEVAAHLDGVQMVAVVHGETSTGVLNPVPAIAELVRHSGALLTVDAVTTAGMEPFQAEAWGVDYAYTGAQKCLSAPPGLAPIMVSERAFSRFSARRTQTPSWYTDFEGLRAYWSDHTYHHTVPVNLHFAFHAALRAALTEGLEARALRVRRMGQAIFAALSPLGFSHYVKREAERLPTVLALRLPEGLDDAGLRTRLRDRNISITGGLGPTAGLIWRLGLMGEAAHPEPYRIFLGALEDLLGERGIVERFQDNWDASEAGPGNAAQSAEGNGRAVVVL encoded by the coding sequence ATGTTGCCCTCTGACCTGACCACCCTGTTTGACGACCACCAACCGCACACTCTGCTGACCCCCGGTCCTACACCGATTCATCCGGACGCGACCCGCGCTTTCCTGCGTCCGATGCTGGGCCACATGGACAGGGACATCTTCACGCTCAACCGCGCCATTCAGACCGATCTGCAGACCATGTACGGCACTGCCGAGGGGGCCTTCACGGCGCTGCTGGCAGGCACCGGGAGCCTGGGGATGGAGGCGGGTTTCGCCAATCTGGTCGAGCGCGGCGACGACGTGCTGGTCTGCGCCAACGGCTCATTCGGACGGCGCATGGCCGAAATGGCCGCCCGCTACGGAGCACGCGTTCGGCTGGTGACGGCGCCGCTGGGCGAGGCCATCGATCCGCAGGAAGTGGCAGCCCACCTGGACGGCGTGCAGATGGTGGCGGTCGTGCACGGTGAAACGAGTACCGGCGTGCTCAACCCGGTGCCGGCGATTGCCGAACTGGTGCGGCACAGCGGCGCCCTGCTGACGGTCGATGCGGTGACGACGGCGGGAATGGAACCTTTCCAGGCCGAAGCGTGGGGCGTGGACTACGCGTATACCGGCGCACAGAAGTGTCTGTCGGCTCCTCCCGGCCTCGCGCCCATCATGGTGAGCGAGCGGGCCTTTTCACGCTTCAGCGCCCGGCGCACGCAGACGCCCTCGTGGTACACCGATTTCGAGGGCCTGCGCGCCTACTGGTCGGATCACACGTACCATCACACCGTGCCGGTCAACCTGCATTTCGCGTTTCATGCCGCGCTGCGGGCCGCCCTGACCGAGGGGCTGGAAGCGCGGGCGCTGCGGGTGCGCCGCATGGGGCAGGCGATCTTCGCCGCGCTGTCACCGCTGGGCTTCTCGCACTACGTCAAGCGCGAGGCCGAGCGCCTTCCCACCGTGCTGGCGCTGCGGCTGCCGGAAGGCCTCGACGACGCGGGCCTGAGAACCCGTCTGCGTGACCGTAACATCAGCATCACCGGGGGCCTGGGGCCGACAGCGGGCCTGATCTGGCGGCTGGGCCTGATGGGGGAGGCGGCCCACCCGGAACCCTACCGCATCTTCCTGGGAGCGCTCGAAGACCTGCTGGGTGAGCGCGGCATCGTCGAGCGCTTTCAGGACAACTGGGACGCTTCTGAAGCTGGCCCCGGCAACGCGGCCCAGTCTGCCGAAGGAAACGGCAGAGCCGTCGTCGTCCTGTAG